The following proteins are co-located in the Pseudarthrobacter siccitolerans genome:
- a CDS encoding DUF4190 domain-containing protein — protein sequence MTDQPAHRPESQYPDGSSTPSGFEPPRFAPPYGSGAASQPQYGQGSYSQGNEGQGDYGRGKDAQAGYGQGSYGQSQYGQAGYGQGHFGQGGYGQSPNAGQSQYGTYNQPPSAYNQPAGPYGQPGYYGMPAEPKTLSIASMVCGIASVIMGWILLPQIAAIITGHMALKREPTGKGMSITGLVLGYLCLLGYGAFWLLAIIGLAIASTSTSSSYTF from the coding sequence TTGACTGACCAGCCCGCCCACCGGCCTGAATCGCAGTACCCCGACGGCAGCAGCACGCCGTCGGGCTTTGAACCGCCGCGCTTTGCCCCGCCCTATGGCTCAGGGGCCGCGTCCCAGCCGCAGTATGGGCAGGGCAGCTATAGCCAGGGCAACGAAGGCCAGGGCGATTACGGCCGGGGCAAAGACGCCCAGGCTGGCTACGGACAGGGCAGCTACGGGCAGTCCCAGTACGGCCAGGCTGGCTATGGGCAAGGTCATTTCGGCCAGGGCGGCTACGGCCAGAGCCCGAACGCAGGCCAGAGCCAGTACGGCACATATAACCAGCCGCCGAGCGCGTACAACCAGCCGGCTGGTCCCTACGGGCAGCCCGGCTACTACGGCATGCCGGCCGAACCGAAGACGCTCAGCATCGCCAGCATGGTGTGCGGCATCGCTTCGGTGATCATGGGCTGGATCCTCCTGCCGCAGATCGCCGCGATCATCACCGGCCATATGGCGCTCAAGCGCGAGCCGACGGGGAAGGGCATGTCCATCACCGGCCTGGTGCTGGGCTACCTGTGCCTGCTCGGCTACGGCGCCTTCTGGCTGCTGGCCATCATTGGCCTGGCCATCGCCAGTACCTCCACCAGCTCCTCTTACACTTTCTGA
- a CDS encoding CaiB/BaiF CoA transferase family protein, translating to MSRTDTAGGPLSGHLVVDLSRALAGPHAGMMLADLGARVIKVENPGTGDDTRGWGPPFVGPADDLQSTYFMSCNRNKESISLDLKSGDGQEVLRGLLERADVVIENFRPGVMDRLGFSPAAMHELNPRLVILSITGFGHDGPESQRSGYDQILQGEAGLMSLTGSGPNDPQRVGVPIADLLAGMNGAFGVLAALVEREQTGRGQVVRTSLLASLIGVHAFQGTRTTVAGEVPEAQGNHHPSIAPYGLFNCKDGSVQISVGSEKLWSAFAAAFSLDPAAPGFGSNAERVRNRAAVIAAVERVFADYGAAELLQTLNDAGIPAGKVRSLDEVYAWEQVASQGLVVDVDHPVLGKVSLPGPPLRFFAPGDTAETTVTEHDAPPLLDEDGPAIREWLGLAAVSAGVS from the coding sequence ATGAGCAGAACTGATACCGCAGGGGGTCCCCTGTCCGGCCACCTTGTTGTTGACCTGAGCCGGGCCCTGGCCGGTCCGCACGCCGGAATGATGCTGGCAGACCTGGGCGCCCGGGTCATCAAAGTGGAAAACCCCGGAACCGGGGACGATACCCGCGGTTGGGGCCCGCCCTTTGTTGGCCCCGCGGACGACCTTCAGTCCACCTACTTCATGTCCTGCAACCGCAACAAGGAATCGATCAGCCTGGACCTGAAAAGCGGTGACGGGCAGGAGGTGCTGCGGGGCCTGCTGGAGCGTGCCGATGTAGTGATCGAAAACTTCCGCCCCGGCGTGATGGACCGACTGGGCTTCTCGCCCGCGGCCATGCACGAGCTGAACCCGCGGCTGGTGATCCTGTCCATCACCGGCTTCGGCCACGACGGGCCCGAGTCGCAGCGGAGCGGTTACGACCAGATCCTCCAGGGTGAGGCCGGGCTGATGTCCCTCACCGGCTCCGGGCCCAACGACCCCCAGCGGGTGGGCGTTCCCATCGCGGATCTGCTTGCGGGCATGAACGGTGCGTTTGGTGTCCTGGCGGCGCTGGTTGAGCGGGAGCAGACCGGCCGCGGCCAGGTGGTGCGCACGTCCCTGCTGGCGTCCCTGATCGGAGTCCACGCCTTCCAGGGCACCCGCACCACGGTGGCGGGGGAAGTTCCCGAGGCCCAGGGAAACCACCATCCCTCCATCGCCCCCTACGGCCTGTTCAACTGCAAGGACGGGAGCGTGCAGATCAGCGTCGGCAGCGAAAAGTTGTGGTCCGCGTTTGCCGCTGCCTTCAGCCTCGACCCGGCGGCGCCCGGTTTCGGCAGCAACGCCGAAAGGGTGCGGAACCGCGCCGCGGTGATTGCCGCCGTCGAACGCGTCTTCGCGGACTATGGAGCGGCGGAGCTGCTGCAGACACTGAACGACGCCGGGATCCCCGCCGGGAAGGTGCGCTCGCTTGACGAGGTGTACGCGTGGGAGCAAGTGGCATCCCAAGGCCTCGTAGTGGACGTGGACCATCCGGTGCTCGGCAAGGTCAGCCTGCCCGGCCCGCCGCTGAGGTTCTTTGCCCCCGGTGACACTGCGGAAACCACCGTCACCGAGCACGACGCGCCGCCGCTGCTGGATGAGGACGGGCCGGCCATCCGTGAATGGCTGGGCTTGGCAGCCGTTTCCGCGGGGGTTTCGTAG
- a CDS encoding FadR/GntR family transcriptional regulator: MEKTARLGLERVTRPRLYEQLVEQILAYIESAQLRPGDLLPAERDLAERLGVSRATLAQALVALEVLGVIDVQHGTGAVLARRPSVASVIKGLREHRSRLPEIVEARSTLEVKLAALAAARRTDEDLSAIDYALEAMSKEINDGDRGTHGDELFHQAITAAAHSGVLAQLMAFIAEMILETRMESLGQPGRPEQSLASHRKIADAIRAQDPEAAAEAMQAHIELVSDVELLR; the protein is encoded by the coding sequence GTGGAGAAGACAGCACGGCTTGGACTGGAGCGGGTGACGCGCCCGCGGCTGTACGAACAGCTGGTGGAGCAGATCCTCGCGTACATCGAGTCCGCCCAGTTGCGGCCGGGCGATCTCCTGCCCGCTGAACGGGACCTGGCGGAGCGCCTGGGCGTTTCCCGGGCCACCCTTGCCCAGGCCCTGGTGGCGCTCGAGGTACTCGGCGTCATCGACGTCCAGCACGGAACCGGTGCCGTGCTGGCGAGGCGGCCAAGCGTTGCCTCAGTCATCAAGGGACTGCGCGAACACCGCAGCCGGCTGCCGGAGATAGTGGAGGCGCGCAGCACCCTGGAGGTCAAACTGGCCGCCCTCGCCGCAGCCCGCCGCACCGACGAGGACCTTTCGGCGATCGATTACGCCCTGGAAGCCATGTCCAAGGAGATCAACGACGGCGACCGCGGCACCCATGGCGACGAACTCTTCCACCAGGCCATCACCGCCGCCGCCCATTCCGGCGTGCTGGCCCAGCTCATGGCATTCATCGCCGAGATGATCCTGGAGACAAGGATGGAATCGCTGGGCCAGCCTGGCCGGCCGGAACAGTCCCTCGCCTCGCACCGGAAAATTGCGGACGCCATCCGCGCACAGGATCCGGAAGCGGCAGCGGAAGCAATGCAGGCCCACATCGAACTCGTCTCGGACGTGGAACTGCTCCGCTGA
- a CDS encoding rhodanese-like domain-containing protein, with translation MSDFDTVRVNDIPEDAAILDVREDYEWVAGHADGAVHIPLDQLPARLDELDPDHDLYVICRTGGRSFRAAQWLTGQGYTAINVSGGMDQWLEAGKPLVSDNGLKPLVL, from the coding sequence ATGAGCGATTTCGATACCGTCCGCGTCAACGACATTCCTGAAGACGCCGCGATCCTGGATGTCCGGGAGGACTATGAATGGGTGGCCGGCCATGCCGACGGCGCTGTCCACATCCCGCTGGACCAGTTGCCCGCCCGGCTGGACGAGCTCGATCCGGACCATGACCTCTACGTCATCTGCCGGACCGGCGGCAGATCCTTCCGGGCCGCGCAGTGGCTGACGGGCCAGGGCTACACCGCGATCAATGTCTCGGGCGGCATGGACCAGTGGCTGGAAGCCGGAAAGCCCCTGGTATCCGACAACGGCCTGAAGCCGCTGGTGCTCTAA
- a CDS encoding nuclease-related domain-containing protein: protein MGAGDGAAEQSKLAAERVARLKRQLDQAEHTTKAWDAGAVGERVVAEKLSELVPRGWYVLHDVHWPGRPKANLDHVLVGPGGVVVVDAKNWTGEVKVSSGVLWQGRYARTQAVEGALAQCAAVASVLAPPHRRMVRPLICMAAQPDLFGVTNSDVAVVGAQRVVGAIEALPAVLDQQSVVGLYAHLGQQLTHEQEPGITAFRSVRPGTVVRPADPRPASPGADGHPDPAEPRPVPARSVSSRQAPSRAGSPRTGSSRTGSPRAGATRAEAPGAGAIRPAGDLSKTTAGGRNPKGRQRRATGGGGLALLAAFVIFAVYVLPYLGR from the coding sequence ATGGGGGCAGGCGACGGGGCAGCGGAGCAGTCCAAGCTGGCAGCGGAACGGGTTGCGAGGCTGAAGCGCCAGCTCGACCAGGCCGAACATACCACCAAGGCTTGGGACGCAGGCGCGGTTGGTGAGCGCGTGGTGGCGGAAAAGCTGAGCGAACTGGTCCCGCGCGGCTGGTACGTGCTGCACGATGTCCACTGGCCCGGCCGGCCCAAGGCAAACCTCGACCATGTCCTGGTGGGCCCCGGGGGAGTAGTGGTGGTGGACGCCAAGAACTGGACCGGCGAGGTAAAAGTTTCCTCAGGGGTGCTGTGGCAGGGCCGCTACGCACGCACCCAGGCGGTGGAGGGGGCGCTCGCCCAATGCGCCGCCGTCGCGTCCGTCCTCGCGCCGCCGCACCGCCGGATGGTGCGGCCCTTGATTTGTATGGCTGCCCAGCCGGACCTTTTTGGCGTGACCAACTCGGATGTTGCCGTGGTGGGAGCTCAGCGCGTGGTGGGGGCCATCGAAGCGTTGCCTGCCGTGCTGGACCAGCAGTCGGTGGTGGGGCTCTATGCGCACCTCGGACAGCAGCTCACGCACGAACAGGAGCCGGGCATCACAGCCTTCCGGAGCGTGCGGCCCGGGACAGTGGTGAGGCCCGCCGACCCGCGCCCAGCGTCTCCAGGTGCAGACGGCCACCCGGATCCGGCAGAGCCGCGTCCCGTCCCGGCCCGCTCGGTATCATCACGCCAGGCGCCATCCCGTGCTGGTTCACCCCGCACTGGCTCATCCCGGACTGGCTCACCCCGTGCCGGGGCAACACGTGCTGAGGCACCGGGTGCCGGCGCAATCCGTCCGGCAGGAGATCTCTCGAAGACGACCGCCGGCGGGCGGAACCCGAAGGGCCGCCAGCGCCGCGCCACCGGCGGCGGAGGCCTTGCCCTGCTCGCTGCGTTCGTCATCTTTGCCGTGTACGTGCTGCCCTACCTGGGACGCTGA
- a CDS encoding purine-cytosine permease family protein encodes MAAASSAVEARSIDMIPPGERHGHPRGQFTLWFGANAQITAIVDGALAVVFGADAFWAIVGLLVGNIVGGTVMALHSAQGPKLGLPQMISSRAQFGVYGAVIPLALVILMYVGFASTGTVLSGQAINLMLGVEAPAVGILIFGAATALLAILGYKYIHALGRIATVTGLAGFLYLTIAVLTKFDVTQVMMVKGFEWPTFLTAIALGAGWQLTFGPYVADYSRYLPAATSERKTFWYTFAGSVGGAQWAMTLGAVCGGLSAAKLGGDFLKNQVGYMGDLAGGGLIAVFIYLVIVTGKLTVNCLNAYGAFMCGVTISTAVNRKDTVSRTLRIVFIIAVIGASVLIALFASKDFLNLFKNFVLLLLMVFTPWSVINLVDYYKISRDRLDIPALYNPDGRYGRWNTAALVSYGVGVVVQIPFLAQALYTGPVTKWLGGADISWLVGIAVTLAVYYPWAKATNRAPAESIYPGNIHLDSAAESLPVPSGT; translated from the coding sequence ATGGCCGCAGCAAGCAGTGCCGTAGAGGCACGATCGATTGACATGATTCCGCCCGGCGAGCGCCACGGCCACCCGCGGGGGCAGTTCACGCTGTGGTTCGGCGCCAACGCCCAGATTACGGCCATCGTTGACGGCGCCCTCGCCGTGGTTTTTGGCGCCGACGCCTTCTGGGCCATCGTGGGACTGCTGGTGGGCAACATCGTGGGCGGCACCGTGATGGCCCTGCACTCGGCCCAGGGGCCGAAGCTGGGACTGCCGCAGATGATCTCCAGCCGGGCGCAGTTCGGTGTCTACGGGGCAGTGATCCCCCTGGCACTGGTAATCCTGATGTACGTCGGGTTCGCCTCCACCGGAACCGTGCTCTCAGGCCAGGCCATCAACCTGATGCTCGGCGTGGAGGCCCCCGCCGTCGGCATCCTCATCTTCGGCGCCGCAACCGCCCTGCTGGCGATCCTGGGTTACAAATACATCCACGCCCTCGGCCGGATCGCCACGGTGACCGGGCTGGCCGGCTTCCTGTACCTGACCATCGCCGTCCTCACCAAGTTCGACGTCACCCAGGTCATGATGGTCAAAGGCTTCGAATGGCCGACGTTCCTGACGGCCATCGCCCTCGGGGCGGGCTGGCAGCTGACCTTCGGGCCGTACGTGGCCGACTACTCCCGCTACCTTCCCGCGGCCACCTCCGAGCGCAAGACATTCTGGTACACGTTCGCCGGATCCGTAGGCGGTGCGCAGTGGGCCATGACCCTCGGCGCAGTCTGCGGCGGACTCTCCGCCGCAAAACTGGGCGGCGACTTCCTGAAGAACCAGGTGGGTTACATGGGTGACCTCGCCGGCGGCGGGCTGATCGCCGTCTTTATCTACCTGGTGATCGTCACCGGCAAGCTGACCGTCAACTGCCTCAACGCCTACGGCGCGTTTATGTGCGGCGTGACGATCAGCACCGCCGTCAACCGCAAGGACACCGTGTCCAGGACGTTGCGGATTGTCTTCATCATCGCCGTCATTGGGGCGAGCGTCCTCATCGCGCTTTTCGCCAGCAAGGACTTCCTGAACCTCTTCAAGAACTTCGTCCTGCTGCTGCTGATGGTGTTCACGCCATGGTCCGTGATCAACCTGGTGGACTACTACAAGATCTCCCGCGACCGGCTGGACATTCCCGCCCTCTACAATCCGGACGGCCGCTATGGCCGCTGGAATACCGCGGCGCTGGTGTCCTACGGGGTCGGCGTCGTCGTCCAGATCCCGTTCCTCGCGCAGGCGCTGTACACCGGACCCGTGACCAAATGGCTGGGCGGCGCGGACATCTCGTGGCTGGTAGGGATCGCGGTCACGCTCGCCGTCTACTACCCGTGGGCAAAAGCCACCAACCGTGCCCCGGCCGAGTCGATCTATCCTGGCAATATCCATTTGGACAGCGCGGCAGAGAGCCTTCCTGTCCCTTCCGGGACCTAA
- a CDS encoding amidase: protein MADLHGLSAVALRDSLRKGEVSSAEVTAHFLARIEEQNPLLGAFVTVTAEQAMSSAGAADSLRARTPQEELPLLHGMPLAFKDLTDVAGVVTTHGSAARDHKPAVSDGPLVSLLKEAGVISLGKTQVPEFGLTAYSENRVAPPSRNPHALSRSSGGSSGGSAAAVAAGLLPLAPGTDGGGSIRIPAAACGLVGLKPGRGLVPAGESLGDPARLVAAGPLARSAADAALMMDALVPAESPESSYLKAVEQEPPRLRIGVTLDSPWSGTFPFTPDQEALDALRAGEKLLEGAGHSLSDAGVRYDNRYPDAFTTAWTAAVGAARISPHREALLAPLTRTFRRRAQQRSAAKLNEALAFLRQFERDTVTQYAQWDLLLMPALAQTPRPVGWFTGAAHGSAPWPAGQWAGDADGDYRKQCEFAPWSSMVNVCGLPAITIPVHWTGGAAGQGLPMGIQLVGRMGSEALLLQVARQLGF, encoded by the coding sequence TTGGCTGATCTTCACGGATTATCCGCTGTCGCACTCCGGGACAGCCTCCGCAAGGGCGAGGTCTCCTCTGCGGAAGTCACGGCCCACTTCCTGGCCCGGATCGAAGAGCAGAATCCCCTGCTGGGCGCGTTTGTCACGGTCACGGCCGAGCAGGCGATGAGCAGTGCGGGCGCCGCCGACTCGCTCCGGGCCCGCACTCCCCAGGAAGAGCTTCCCCTCCTGCACGGAATGCCCCTGGCCTTCAAGGACCTCACCGACGTGGCCGGTGTGGTGACTACCCACGGCAGCGCCGCCCGGGACCACAAACCCGCGGTCAGCGATGGCCCCTTGGTCTCGCTCCTGAAGGAAGCCGGCGTGATCTCCCTGGGCAAGACGCAGGTGCCTGAATTCGGACTGACGGCCTACAGCGAAAACCGCGTGGCGCCGCCGTCGCGCAATCCCCATGCCCTGAGCAGGAGCTCAGGCGGTTCCTCGGGCGGCAGCGCCGCAGCGGTGGCCGCCGGACTTCTTCCGCTTGCGCCCGGAACGGACGGTGGCGGCTCCATCCGCATCCCTGCCGCGGCGTGCGGCCTGGTGGGCCTGAAGCCGGGCCGGGGCCTGGTGCCCGCCGGGGAAAGCCTGGGCGACCCCGCCCGGCTGGTAGCGGCCGGTCCCCTGGCCCGGAGCGCCGCCGACGCCGCCCTGATGATGGATGCACTCGTTCCGGCGGAGTCTCCGGAAAGCAGCTACCTCAAGGCGGTGGAACAGGAGCCGCCGCGGCTGCGGATCGGCGTCACGCTGGACAGTCCCTGGTCCGGCACCTTCCCGTTCACCCCGGACCAGGAGGCCCTGGACGCACTCCGGGCGGGCGAAAAACTCCTTGAGGGTGCCGGTCATTCGCTCAGTGACGCCGGCGTCCGCTACGACAACAGGTACCCGGATGCGTTCACCACGGCGTGGACGGCGGCAGTGGGCGCGGCGCGGATCAGCCCCCACCGCGAAGCGCTGCTGGCACCGCTGACCCGGACGTTCCGCCGCCGGGCCCAACAGCGCAGCGCCGCCAAGCTGAACGAAGCACTGGCGTTCCTGCGGCAGTTTGAGCGGGACACGGTGACCCAGTACGCGCAGTGGGACCTGCTGCTGATGCCGGCGCTCGCGCAGACGCCGCGCCCGGTGGGCTGGTTCACCGGAGCAGCACACGGCAGTGCCCCCTGGCCGGCGGGGCAGTGGGCAGGGGATGCCGACGGCGACTACCGGAAACAGTGCGAATTCGCACCGTGGTCCTCCATGGTCAACGTGTGCGGCCTCCCGGCCATCACCATCCCTGTCCACTGGACGGGCGGCGCGGCCGGCCAAGGGCTGCCGATGGGGATCCAGCTGGTGGGGCGGATGGGGTCGGAGGCGCTCCTGCTGCAGGTGGCCCGGCAACTGGGCTTCTGA
- a CDS encoding SLC13 family permease has translation MSAPVLSIIILAAMFLLATVLPLNMGALAFVGAFLLGTVVLGMSTNEILANFPGGLFLTIVGVTYLFAIAQNNGTIDLLVRGAVRLVGSRVALIPWVMFAITAVITAVGALSPAAVAIIAPIALTFAGKYKISPLLMGMMVIHGAQAGGFSPIAVYGVTVNGILAKTDLAFSPTALFLSSLVFNTLIALVLFVVLGGRGLLSSRVGHFVEQAAEARMAVSVGAKGGSDVSFKGFGSGMYGPRDPAGDGVGATKERSERIPQLVTIAGLIALAVIALGFKVDVGFVSITIALVLALVSPAAQKGAINKISWSTVLLICGMLTFVGVLEEAGTIEFVSNGVAGMGMPLLAALLICFIGAVVSAFASSTAILAALIPLAVPFLSTGEIGAVGVICALAVSATIVDVSPFSTNGALVLANAPEGVDKDRFYKKILGYSGIVIVAGPVLAWLALVVPGWL, from the coding sequence ATGTCCGCTCCTGTCCTGTCGATTATCATCCTGGCGGCGATGTTCCTGCTTGCCACCGTCCTGCCCCTGAATATGGGCGCCCTCGCCTTCGTCGGCGCGTTCCTGCTCGGCACCGTGGTGCTGGGCATGTCCACCAACGAGATCCTGGCCAACTTCCCCGGCGGCCTCTTCCTGACCATCGTCGGCGTCACCTACCTGTTCGCCATCGCCCAGAACAACGGCACCATCGACCTCCTGGTCCGCGGCGCCGTCCGGCTGGTGGGAAGCCGGGTGGCCCTCATCCCCTGGGTGATGTTCGCCATCACCGCAGTCATCACGGCCGTGGGCGCACTCTCTCCCGCCGCCGTCGCCATCATCGCGCCCATCGCGCTCACCTTTGCCGGCAAGTACAAGATCAGCCCGCTGCTGATGGGCATGATGGTGATCCACGGCGCCCAGGCCGGCGGGTTCTCTCCCATCGCCGTCTACGGCGTCACGGTCAACGGCATCCTCGCCAAGACCGACCTGGCCTTCAGCCCCACCGCGCTGTTCCTGTCGAGCCTCGTCTTCAACACCCTCATCGCGCTGGTCCTTTTTGTTGTCCTGGGCGGCCGCGGACTGCTGTCGTCCCGTGTGGGCCACTTCGTGGAGCAGGCCGCCGAGGCCCGGATGGCCGTCAGCGTCGGCGCCAAGGGCGGCTCCGACGTCTCCTTCAAGGGCTTCGGTTCCGGCATGTACGGCCCGCGCGACCCCGCAGGCGACGGCGTCGGCGCCACCAAGGAGCGCTCCGAGCGGATCCCGCAGCTGGTCACCATTGCCGGCCTGATCGCACTGGCCGTCATCGCCCTCGGCTTCAAGGTGGATGTCGGGTTTGTGTCCATCACCATCGCCCTCGTGCTGGCGCTCGTCTCGCCGGCAGCCCAGAAGGGCGCCATCAACAAGATCAGCTGGTCCACGGTGCTGCTGATCTGCGGCATGCTGACTTTCGTCGGCGTGCTGGAGGAGGCCGGAACCATCGAATTCGTCTCCAATGGCGTGGCCGGCATGGGCATGCCGCTGCTGGCGGCCCTGCTCATCTGCTTCATCGGCGCCGTAGTTTCCGCCTTCGCTTCGTCCACCGCCATCCTTGCCGCACTCATCCCGCTCGCCGTGCCGTTCCTCTCCACCGGTGAGATCGGGGCCGTCGGTGTCATCTGCGCCCTCGCCGTCTCCGCCACCATCGTGGACGTTTCCCCCTTCTCCACCAACGGCGCGCTGGTGCTCGCCAACGCTCCCGAAGGCGTGGACAAGGACCGGTTCTACAAAAAGATCCTGGGCTACAGCGGGATTGTGATCGTGGCCGGGCCCGTCCTGGCGTGGCTGGCGCTGGTCGTGCCCGGATGGCTGTAG
- a CDS encoding LapA family protein, with protein sequence MSTGNYPPAGQPEPVGNYAGSNPPAAGTPARVDATTTPGPAPEAQGTAPGAQAPDSRPLPDPTPSTAARPAANQPPVTRTGVVWAAVVAALVLLILLIIFILQNQEQVAVRYFALEGFVPLGMALFIASVAGGVLVAVAGGARILQLRRNAHRARSSQRK encoded by the coding sequence ATGAGCACCGGAAACTACCCGCCAGCCGGACAGCCGGAGCCCGTCGGAAATTACGCCGGGAGCAACCCGCCTGCTGCCGGAACACCCGCCCGCGTGGATGCAACAACTACCCCCGGTCCTGCCCCGGAGGCGCAGGGAACGGCACCCGGAGCGCAGGCACCGGATTCGAGGCCGCTACCGGATCCAACGCCCTCAACCGCCGCCCGGCCTGCCGCCAACCAGCCACCCGTGACCCGCACGGGAGTGGTGTGGGCCGCCGTCGTGGCCGCCCTGGTACTCCTGATCCTGCTGATCATCTTTATCCTGCAAAACCAGGAGCAGGTGGCTGTCCGCTATTTCGCGCTTGAAGGCTTCGTCCCGCTGGGCATGGCCTTGTTTATTGCCAGCGTGGCCGGCGGCGTCCTGGTTGCCGTGGCCGGTGGCGCCCGGATCCTTCAACTTCGCAGAAACGCGCACCGCGCCCGCTCCAGCCAGCGGAAGTAG
- a CDS encoding carboxyl transferase domain-containing protein — MPTVEKVRHLNAAELLEAVVDEGSFVSWDSPAQEPPLSEEYFRDLARARERSGTDESVITGAGLIRGRRVALIVSEFSFLAGSIGHAAAQRIVAAVERATAEGLPLLAGPASGGTRMQEGTLAFLSMVKITGAVRAHRQAGLPYLVYLRHPTTGGVMASWGSLGHINVAEPGSLLGFLGPRVYEALHGEAFPDKVQVAENLFNKGLIDGVVEPADLADLVGRALDILCARRGTPPEAPATLAVRPAPVDAWTSIGISRRPRRPDLRQLLKYGATDALPLNGTGQGEKDPGLLLALARFGGQSCIVLGHARPLRRDAAGMGPGSLREARRGMKLAEELRLPLLTVIDTAGAALSQEAEEGGLAGEIARSLHELIGLEAPSVSVLLGQGAGGGALALLPADRTIAAQHSWLSPLPPEGASAIVHRTTAHAPAMAQAQGVNVASLYANGLVDHIVDERDDASLEPQQFCRRMALAIEYELGSVAGIAVPELVAARSAKYRSLGAG, encoded by the coding sequence GTGCCGACCGTCGAAAAGGTGCGGCACCTGAATGCTGCCGAACTGCTGGAAGCCGTGGTGGACGAGGGCTCCTTTGTCTCCTGGGACTCGCCGGCGCAGGAGCCCCCGCTGTCCGAGGAGTACTTTCGCGACCTGGCCAGGGCGCGGGAACGCAGCGGGACCGACGAATCCGTCATCACAGGCGCCGGGCTCATCCGCGGACGCCGGGTGGCGTTGATCGTCAGCGAATTTTCCTTCCTTGCCGGTTCCATCGGCCACGCTGCGGCCCAGCGGATCGTGGCCGCCGTCGAACGGGCCACTGCTGAGGGACTGCCGTTGCTGGCCGGTCCTGCGTCCGGTGGTACGCGGATGCAGGAGGGGACGCTGGCTTTCCTGTCCATGGTGAAGATCACCGGGGCGGTGCGGGCCCACCGCCAGGCCGGTCTTCCGTACCTGGTCTACCTGCGCCATCCAACAACCGGCGGCGTGATGGCCTCCTGGGGATCCCTGGGCCACATCAACGTGGCGGAGCCCGGTTCGCTCCTGGGCTTCCTGGGCCCGCGGGTGTACGAGGCGCTGCACGGCGAAGCGTTTCCCGACAAAGTGCAGGTGGCGGAAAACCTGTTCAACAAGGGCCTGATCGACGGCGTGGTGGAGCCGGCCGACCTTGCCGACCTCGTGGGCAGGGCCCTTGACATCCTCTGCGCCCGGCGCGGCACACCGCCGGAGGCGCCGGCCACGCTCGCTGTGCGGCCCGCTCCGGTTGACGCGTGGACTTCCATCGGCATTTCCCGGCGTCCCCGCCGGCCGGACCTGCGGCAGTTGCTCAAATACGGTGCCACCGACGCCCTGCCGTTGAACGGAACGGGGCAGGGGGAGAAGGACCCTGGACTCCTGTTGGCCCTGGCCCGTTTCGGCGGACAGTCCTGCATTGTCCTCGGGCATGCCCGCCCGCTGCGCAGGGACGCGGCCGGGATGGGTCCCGGTTCCCTGCGGGAGGCGCGGCGGGGCATGAAGCTGGCCGAGGAGCTGCGGTTGCCGCTGCTCACCGTCATCGATACTGCGGGTGCGGCCCTCTCGCAGGAGGCGGAAGAGGGCGGGCTGGCGGGCGAAATCGCGCGCTCGCTGCACGAACTTATCGGGCTGGAAGCACCGTCCGTCTCGGTGCTGCTGGGCCAGGGCGCAGGGGGAGGGGCCTTGGCGTTGCTGCCGGCCGACAGGACCATTGCGGCACAGCACAGCTGGCTCTCACCGCTGCCGCCGGAGGGTGCCAGTGCCATCGTCCACCGGACCACCGCACATGCCCCGGCCATGGCGCAGGCGCAGGGGGTGAACGTCGCTTCGCTCTACGCCAACGGCCTGGTGGACCACATCGTGGACGAGCGGGACGATGCCTCGCTGGAACCCCAGCAGTTCTGCCGCCGGATGGCGCTAGCGATCGAGTACGAGCTGGGATCCGTGGCTGGCATTGCCGTGCCGGAGCTGGTGGCGGCCAGGTCTGCAAAATACCGGAGCCTGGGTGCCGGCTGA